A region from the Achromobacter seleniivolatilans genome encodes:
- a CDS encoding phage protease, which yields MAKTRSASAPSSTRPAAAAAPMVAALSIALRPGKDGQAQDEIQVFPAGEFRASDGRPEDVDTWRMDGDIARALIARFNARNRRLVIDYEHQTLAAATNGQPAPASGWMVALEWREGEGVYARVDWKQRAQAYIKAEEYLYISPVFTYDKQGRPQDILHAALTNNPALDNMEAVRLAVASALAPGIAHGGAQLLPAQSPKESKMNELLKALFALLGLADDATEEQALAKLSEYSDKAKQDADQVAALTTEVENKKEEVAALTSSAGKPDPAKYVPIAALSALQAQVATLTTDQRARDVAELVTVALSANKLTPALKDWAVALGMKDPAQLKAYLDQAPAIAALSGTQTGGRQPGGNGSQLNDEQMAVCTRMGLDPQKYLKSISQD from the coding sequence ATGGCTAAGACCCGATCCGCATCCGCTCCCAGCTCGACCCGCCCTGCCGCCGCCGCCGCTCCCATGGTGGCCGCTCTCAGCATTGCGCTGCGCCCTGGCAAGGACGGCCAGGCCCAAGACGAAATTCAGGTTTTCCCCGCTGGCGAATTCCGCGCCTCGGATGGCCGCCCCGAGGACGTAGACACCTGGCGCATGGATGGCGACATTGCCCGCGCTCTTATCGCCAGATTTAACGCCCGCAACCGCCGCCTGGTCATCGACTACGAACACCAGACGCTGGCCGCCGCTACCAACGGCCAGCCCGCGCCCGCTTCGGGCTGGATGGTCGCGCTGGAGTGGCGCGAAGGCGAAGGCGTGTATGCCAGGGTGGACTGGAAGCAGCGCGCCCAGGCCTACATCAAGGCTGAGGAATACCTCTACATCTCGCCAGTCTTTACCTACGACAAGCAAGGCAGGCCGCAGGACATCCTGCATGCGGCGCTGACCAACAACCCGGCACTAGACAACATGGAGGCGGTGCGCCTGGCGGTGGCCAGCGCGCTCGCACCTGGTATCGCGCATGGCGGGGCGCAGCTCCTTCCCGCCCAATCTCCGAAGGAAAGCAAGATGAATGAACTTTTGAAGGCGCTCTTCGCGCTGCTCGGCTTGGCCGACGACGCGACCGAAGAGCAAGCGCTCGCCAAGCTGAGCGAATACTCCGACAAGGCCAAGCAGGACGCCGACCAGGTCGCCGCCCTGACGACCGAGGTCGAAAACAAGAAGGAAGAGGTGGCCGCCTTGACTTCGAGCGCAGGCAAGCCCGACCCGGCCAAGTACGTGCCCATCGCCGCGCTGTCCGCTTTGCAGGCGCAAGTCGCAACGCTGACCACGGACCAGCGCGCCCGCGACGTGGCCGAGCTGGTCACGGTCGCCCTCTCCGCCAACAAGCTGACGCCTGCCCTGAAGGATTGGGCGGTGGCCCTGGGCATGAAGGACCCCGCCCAGCTCAAGGCCTATCTGGACCAGGCCCCGGCCATTGCAGCCTTGTCTGGCACCCAAACGGGCGGGCGTCAGCCCGGCGGCAACGGCTCGCAGTTGAACGACGAACAAATGGCCGTTTGCACGCGGATGGGCCTGGACCCCCAGAAATACCTCAAGTCCATCAGCCAAGACTGA
- a CDS encoding Mu-like prophage major head subunit gpT family protein → MIINPQNLQALFQGFKLAFSQAFEGAPSAWAQLATPIPSTTGEEAYPWLGQSTQFREWVGERVYQNLKMHGYRIKNKTFENTVAVDRDSIEDDQYGVFTPLMAQLGQDAKEHPDLLIFELLKSAFSTACYDGQYFFDTDHPVGKEGATQSVSNFQGGSGRPWFLLDTSRVIKPLILQKRREYDFVAKTDVKDTNVFDKNEFVYGVDGRLNVGFSLWQLAYASREPLDGSAFNDAHAEMSSFKGDHGKPLGIRPKLLVVGPQDRAAALEVVKAERSANGATNINRDVVDVLTTPWLA, encoded by the coding sequence ATGATCATCAATCCGCAAAACCTACAGGCGCTGTTCCAAGGCTTCAAGCTCGCGTTTTCCCAGGCTTTCGAGGGTGCGCCCTCGGCCTGGGCACAGCTTGCCACGCCGATCCCGTCGACAACGGGCGAGGAGGCCTATCCCTGGCTCGGCCAATCCACCCAGTTCCGGGAATGGGTGGGCGAACGCGTCTATCAAAACCTCAAGATGCACGGTTACCGCATCAAGAATAAGACGTTTGAAAACACCGTCGCCGTTGACCGCGACTCCATCGAAGATGACCAGTACGGCGTGTTCACGCCGCTGATGGCCCAGCTTGGCCAGGACGCCAAGGAACACCCCGACCTGCTTATCTTCGAGCTTCTGAAAAGCGCCTTCAGCACGGCCTGCTATGACGGCCAGTATTTCTTTGACACCGACCACCCGGTCGGCAAGGAAGGGGCCACGCAGTCCGTCAGCAATTTCCAGGGTGGCAGCGGTCGCCCCTGGTTCCTGCTGGACACCAGCCGCGTCATCAAGCCGCTGATTCTCCAGAAGCGTCGTGAATACGATTTCGTCGCCAAGACCGACGTGAAAGACACCAACGTGTTCGACAAGAATGAGTTTGTCTATGGTGTTGATGGGCGCTTGAACGTGGGTTTCAGCCTCTGGCAACTGGCCTACGCCAGCCGCGAACCGCTGGACGGCAGCGCGTTCAATGACGCGCACGCGGAAATGTCCTCGTTCAAGGGTGACCATGGCAAACCCCTGGGCATCCGCCCCAAGCTGCTGGTTGTGGGTCCCCAAGACCGCGCCGCCGCGCTGGAGGTTGTCAAGGCAGAGCGCAGCGCCAACGGTGCGACCAACATCAACCGCGACGTGGTCGACGTGCTGACCACGCCCTGGCTGGCTTAA